A region of Deltaproteobacteria bacterium DNA encodes the following proteins:
- the gatA gene encoding Asp-tRNA(Asn)/Glu-tRNA(Gln) amidotransferase subunit GatA: MELPFLTISEASRLIESKEISPVELTGSILERIGAVDQKLNSYITVLADKALESAKAAEKEISSGSYRGPLHGIPLGLKDIFVMKGAPSTCGSKMLENFFSPYDATVTGKLLDAGAVIVGKNNMDEFAMGSSTETSYYGRTNNPWDTGRVPGGSSGGSAAAAAASLCLGSVGTDTGGSIRQPASFCGVVGMKPTYGRVSRFGMIAFASSLDQAGPLTKTVRDTAIILNAISGHDVKDSTCVNIPAPDYTISLRDDIKGMKIGVPGEYFIEGMDGEVEEAARKAIALLEDLGGEVIEISLPHTEYAVLTYYIIAPSEASSNLARYDGVRYGFRAEEAGSLREMYLKTRAEGFGSEVKRRIMLGTYALSAGYYDAYYVKAQKVRTLIRRDFDEAFKKVDVIAAPTTPEVAFKFGDKTDDPVKMYLSDVLTIPCNIAGLPGISVPCGFSSDGLPIGIQVLGKAFEEGSVLHAAHAYERHAKWYEKRPGI; this comes from the coding sequence ATGGAACTGCCTTTTTTGACAATCTCAGAAGCGTCCAGGCTGATAGAATCAAAGGAAATTTCCCCTGTCGAGCTTACGGGATCCATACTTGAAAGAATCGGCGCGGTCGATCAAAAGCTCAATTCATACATAACCGTACTGGCCGACAAAGCGCTCGAGTCCGCGAAAGCAGCCGAGAAGGAGATTTCCTCGGGCAGTTACCGCGGCCCGCTCCACGGTATCCCGCTCGGACTCAAGGACATATTCGTCATGAAAGGCGCCCCGTCAACATGCGGGTCGAAGATGCTTGAGAACTTTTTCTCCCCGTACGACGCCACAGTGACGGGGAAGCTGCTCGACGCAGGGGCGGTAATTGTCGGGAAAAACAATATGGACGAATTCGCCATGGGTTCTTCCACCGAAACCTCTTATTACGGACGAACGAACAATCCATGGGATACGGGAAGGGTTCCCGGGGGCTCGAGCGGCGGCTCCGCTGCCGCGGCAGCGGCCTCCCTGTGTCTCGGGTCGGTAGGGACCGACACGGGGGGCTCAATACGCCAGCCGGCGTCTTTCTGCGGTGTGGTCGGCATGAAGCCGACGTACGGGCGGGTGAGCAGGTTCGGCATGATCGCATTCGCCTCGTCGCTCGATCAGGCGGGCCCCCTTACGAAAACCGTCCGGGACACGGCTATAATCCTTAACGCGATATCGGGCCACGATGTCAAAGACTCCACATGCGTAAATATCCCGGCGCCGGATTACACCATCAGCCTCAGGGACGACATAAAGGGGATGAAAATCGGCGTGCCCGGGGAATATTTCATAGAGGGAATGGACGGGGAAGTAGAGGAGGCGGCCAGGAAGGCCATAGCGCTACTCGAAGACCTGGGGGGAGAGGTAATTGAAATATCCCTTCCCCATACGGAGTACGCGGTCCTCACGTACTATATAATCGCCCCGTCCGAGGCGAGCTCCAATCTGGCCAGGTACGACGGCGTGAGGTACGGATTCCGCGCCGAGGAAGCCGGGTCACTCAGGGAGATGTATTTAAAAACACGGGCCGAAGGGTTCGGGAGCGAGGTAAAAAGGAGAATAATGCTCGGCACTTATGCCCTTTCCGCGGGGTATTACGACGCATATTATGTGAAGGCGCAGAAGGTGAGGACGCTCATTAGAAGGGATTTCGACGAGGCCTTTAAGAAAGTGGATGTCATAGCCGCGCCGACCACGCCTGAGGTAGCGTTTAAGTTCGGAGACAAGACGGACGACCCGGTCAAGATGTATTTATCGGATGTGTTAACCATCCCCTGCAATATAGCCGGACTGCCCGGAATATCAGTCCCTTGCGGGTTTTCATCAGACGGGCTTCCCATAGGTATTCAGGTGCTCGGTAAAGCTTTCGAAGAGGGGTCTGTGCTGCACGCGGCGCACGCGTATGAGCGGCACGCGAAGTGGTACGAGAAGAGACCCGGGATATAA
- the gatC gene encoding Asp-tRNA(Asn)/Glu-tRNA(Gln) amidotransferase subunit GatC, which translates to MKISKEDVLKVAELARLEFGEEELEKFTEQLGNILSYIENLNKLDTDGVEPTSHVLDVATPLREDEVQDWLTPGEALQNAPEGVDGFFVVPQVIED; encoded by the coding sequence ATGAAAATATCGAAAGAGGACGTTTTAAAGGTCGCCGAGCTTGCGAGGCTGGAATTCGGGGAGGAAGAGCTTGAGAAATTCACGGAGCAGCTCGGAAACATCCTTAGTTATATTGAAAATCTGAACAAACTGGATACAGACGGGGTAGAGCCCACTTCGCACGTGCTCGACGTAGCCACTCCCCTTAGAGAGGACGAGGTTCAGGACTGGCTCACGCCGGGTGAGGCGCTTCAAAACGCGCCCGAGGGAGTGGACGGTTTCTTTGTCGTCCCGCAGGTCATTGAGGACTAA
- the gshB gene encoding glutathione synthase has translation MKLRMAFVMDPVGTINTEKDTTFVLMLEAQARGHEVWYLELKDIFVKNARAFGNATELTLKRGQNYYKLGATGTVEMESFDAVWMRKDPPFNQDYIYATYILSLIDEKKTKVINEPRGIRESNEKLYTLYFPEWIPESLVTKDLTQLSTFLAEVGGEIVVKPLDGHGGEGVFYVREGDRNANVILETVTDFGKRYVLAQKFIEKVSEGDKRIILLNGEPLGAVLRVPKGGGEFRCNFHSGGSAAKSDLTERDIEICEALGPKLREDGLYFVGIDVIGGYITEINTTSPTGVQEINRLNGVKLEAEVIDFAEELCSNLRAR, from the coding sequence ATGAAGCTCAGAATGGCGTTTGTCATGGACCCCGTTGGGACGATCAATACAGAGAAAGACACAACATTCGTGCTGATGCTCGAAGCTCAGGCAAGGGGTCACGAAGTATGGTACCTCGAGCTCAAGGACATATTCGTGAAGAACGCCAGGGCATTCGGTAACGCAACGGAGCTCACACTCAAGAGGGGGCAGAATTATTACAAACTCGGCGCAACCGGGACGGTAGAGATGGAAAGCTTCGATGCCGTATGGATGAGGAAAGACCCCCCTTTCAATCAGGATTATATATACGCCACTTACATACTGAGTCTCATTGACGAGAAAAAAACCAAGGTAATAAACGAGCCCCGGGGCATAAGAGAGTCAAACGAGAAGCTATATACCCTTTACTTTCCCGAATGGATACCCGAATCCCTGGTCACAAAAGACCTTACGCAGCTGAGCACTTTCCTGGCCGAGGTCGGGGGGGAGATTGTGGTAAAACCGCTCGACGGCCACGGAGGGGAAGGCGTTTTCTACGTCCGGGAAGGAGACAGAAACGCTAACGTGATACTGGAAACCGTCACGGATTTCGGAAAACGCTACGTACTCGCGCAGAAATTCATAGAGAAGGTAAGCGAGGGGGACAAGAGGATTATACTCCTAAACGGCGAGCCTCTCGGGGCTGTGCTCAGAGTGCCCAAAGGGGGAGGCGAATTCAGGTGTAATTTCCATTCCGGCGGAAGCGCCGCGAAATCCGACCTTACCGAAAGGGACATCGAGATATGCGAGGCTCTCGGGCCCAAACTCAGGGAGGACGGGCTTTACTTCGTCGGCATCGATGTCATCGGCGGCTATATAACGGAGATAAATACGACCAGCCCAACCGGGGTACAGGAAATAAACAGGCTTAACGGGGTTAAGCTCGAGGCCGAGGTCATAGACTTCGCGGAGGAGCTTTGCTCGAACTTACGCGCCCGGTAA
- the nfi gene encoding deoxyribonuclease V (cleaves DNA at apurinic or apyrimidinic sites): MDSIDLSRIERLYGGDPPSVKEAFEIQRELSKRVINSPVLGKPRTIAGADLAVLTEENKLLCGIILFSYPDMVEIERVFSEVENNFPYIPGLLAFREGPAIIRTYRKLRNKPDLLMIDGQGIAHPRGFGIACHVGVLLDTPALGVAKKRLYGTFEEPGGDKGSWSPLLSKKGGCIGAVLRTRDGIKPVFVSVGHKIDTDSARDIALACARGYRLPEPTRQADKFVAELKKGRSQPCLTGFPG; encoded by the coding sequence ATGGATTCCATTGATTTAAGCAGAATCGAACGGCTTTACGGCGGTGATCCGCCGTCTGTTAAAGAAGCGTTTGAAATTCAGAGGGAATTGAGCAAAAGAGTAATAAATTCTCCGGTCCTGGGGAAACCGCGGACCATAGCAGGAGCCGATTTAGCCGTACTCACGGAGGAGAACAAGCTCCTCTGCGGAATAATATTATTCTCGTATCCGGATATGGTGGAGATCGAACGCGTATTTTCCGAAGTTGAGAATAATTTCCCTTATATCCCCGGTTTGCTCGCATTCAGAGAAGGACCGGCCATCATCCGGACATACCGAAAGCTCCGGAATAAGCCCGATCTTCTCATGATAGACGGTCAGGGCATAGCGCACCCGCGCGGTTTCGGTATAGCGTGCCACGTAGGTGTTCTGCTTGATACGCCTGCGCTCGGAGTCGCCAAAAAGAGGCTCTACGGGACGTTTGAGGAGCCGGGGGGGGATAAGGGCTCGTGGTCGCCCCTTTTATCAAAAAAGGGGGGATGCATAGGCGCTGTTTTAAGGACCAGGGACGGGATAAAGCCCGTATTCGTATCCGTGGGGCATAAAATAGATACGGACTCGGCGCGGGATATTGCGCTTGCTTGCGCACGGGGGTACAGGCTTCCCGAGCCCACCAGACAGGCGGATAAATTCGTGGCCGAGCTTAAAAAGGGGAGGAGTCAGCCGTGCCTGACAGGTTTTCCTGGGTGA
- a CDS encoding dual specificity protein phosphatase family protein, which produces MPDRFSWVIEDKIAGMERPGLFYDLEEDLDYLWAMGIETIVNLEEEEHFRDYSGFTVKHIPVDDFGAPQLRDFEEFVEFTESEVKNNRRIAVHCYAGMGRTNLMIACFLIHYLKIGPLTALETVKLKRPFYLVTPGQELALMEYFKHVKNRLAIPEYGR; this is translated from the coding sequence GTGCCTGACAGGTTTTCCTGGGTGATAGAGGACAAGATTGCCGGTATGGAAAGGCCCGGCTTGTTTTACGATCTCGAAGAAGACCTTGATTATCTGTGGGCCATGGGAATCGAGACAATAGTAAACCTTGAGGAAGAGGAGCATTTCAGGGATTACAGCGGGTTTACCGTAAAGCACATCCCTGTGGACGATTTCGGAGCGCCCCAGCTTCGTGATTTTGAGGAATTCGTCGAGTTCACCGAGTCCGAGGTTAAAAATAACAGACGGATTGCCGTACATTGCTACGCCGGAATGGGTCGTACGAATCTGATGATAGCCTGTTTCCTGATTCATTATTTAAAAATCGGCCCCCTGACCGCGCTTGAGACCGTAAAGCTGAAAAGGCCTTTTTATCTGGTGACGCCGGGCCAGGAGCTGGCTTTGATGGAGTATTTCAAACATGTAAAGAACAGACTGGCTATCCCGGAATACGGCAGATAG
- a CDS encoding indolepyruvate ferredoxin oxidoreductase subunit alpha, with product MAYSKELLDQLNYGKGQTLFGDTPLAILKAFLQSRVSYLGGYPGSPTAGLIDAISDSYEAVLKDKGIYFDCSGNEASAASLLSASISYPIRGSVNWKIVGTNVASDALSHISSSGVTGGAMIIVGEDYGCDSTCVAERALPFALKSTMAVIDPRGDLEHVANMVEAGFELSEYSNMPVMFLLSTRVAHIRNKMRCKDNDDPVISMNNRLDDLMTDLEKIPLPPYTFDHEKKKYHERIPAARRFILERKLNEFFEGNDSDIGIITHGMIFNSLMRCLYNLGEANLHGESRIPILNLNVTNPLVPEEIILFLRDKKAVLIVEEGMPNLLEEQIRSIAQRSKLGLDIFGKDILPQAGEYTPDHIAKGVGNFLLKNTRSNYEKERIKERSEFTEKHKEKAASFLKQPVAKRNPVFCTGCPERPIFTAIKILEEDYGKSYYASDIGCYSMSGLPPFDLSNSITGMGIGLASAGALSRMANKRFISFMGDGTFWHSGLTTSIANAVYNNQNAILIILENFWTSMTGHHENPASGKNMRQEGVGMDIEKALRGAGVRWIKTVNPYDLTESLDVLTEAYEEEEGLKVIISRGECQLEKTRREKVVLKKNIKKGKRMVQKKLGVDPEVCTGDHSCMRYNGCPSLTLKDSPTILRDDPVAHIEHSCVGCGLCGEIAHAAVLCPSFYKVEIIDNPSIFDRLGARINRSLLHMISRNGWPG from the coding sequence ATGGCATATTCAAAAGAACTACTCGATCAACTGAATTACGGAAAGGGCCAAACCCTCTTTGGTGACACTCCGCTCGCGATACTGAAAGCGTTTCTTCAGTCCAGGGTAAGTTATCTGGGAGGCTATCCCGGCTCTCCGACCGCAGGTTTGATAGACGCGATTTCAGATTCATACGAGGCCGTGCTTAAAGATAAGGGAATTTATTTCGACTGCTCGGGGAACGAAGCGTCGGCGGCGTCTCTTCTATCCGCTTCTATAAGCTATCCCATACGCGGATCGGTGAACTGGAAGATCGTCGGTACGAATGTGGCTTCAGACGCCCTCTCCCATATATCGTCGTCCGGGGTCACGGGCGGCGCTATGATAATCGTAGGGGAAGATTATGGCTGCGACAGCACCTGCGTCGCCGAACGCGCTCTTCCGTTCGCGCTTAAGTCAACGATGGCAGTGATAGACCCGAGGGGGGACCTCGAGCATGTGGCGAATATGGTAGAGGCGGGATTCGAGCTCTCCGAGTATTCCAATATGCCCGTTATGTTTCTTCTCTCCACGCGAGTAGCCCATATAAGAAACAAGATGAGGTGCAAGGACAACGATGACCCGGTGATAAGCATGAATAACCGCCTTGATGACTTGATGACCGATCTCGAGAAGATTCCCCTTCCCCCATATACGTTCGACCATGAAAAGAAGAAGTACCATGAGAGGATTCCCGCGGCCAGGAGATTTATTCTCGAGAGAAAGCTTAACGAGTTCTTCGAGGGCAACGACAGCGATATAGGAATCATCACGCACGGAATGATATTCAACTCCCTGATGAGGTGCCTCTACAATCTGGGCGAGGCGAACCTCCACGGGGAATCGAGAATACCGATTCTCAATTTAAATGTAACGAACCCGCTCGTGCCTGAAGAGATAATATTATTCCTGCGGGACAAAAAAGCGGTGCTCATAGTGGAGGAGGGAATGCCCAATCTTCTCGAAGAGCAGATAAGGTCCATCGCCCAGAGGTCCAAGCTGGGTCTCGATATATTCGGCAAGGATATTCTCCCTCAGGCGGGCGAGTACACGCCGGATCATATAGCCAAGGGCGTCGGGAATTTTTTACTTAAGAACACGCGCTCGAATTACGAAAAAGAGAGAATAAAGGAAAGAAGCGAATTTACCGAAAAACATAAAGAGAAAGCGGCTAGCTTTTTGAAACAGCCCGTTGCGAAGAGGAACCCGGTTTTTTGCACCGGCTGTCCCGAAAGGCCTATTTTTACAGCCATTAAGATACTCGAGGAGGATTACGGCAAATCCTACTACGCGTCCGACATAGGCTGCTACTCCATGAGCGGACTCCCGCCGTTTGATCTCAGCAATTCTATCACCGGAATGGGAATCGGGCTCGCTTCCGCGGGCGCCCTCTCCCGTATGGCGAACAAGAGGTTTATTTCCTTCATGGGAGACGGCACGTTCTGGCACAGCGGGCTCACAACCAGTATAGCCAACGCTGTTTATAACAATCAGAACGCGATTCTGATTATACTCGAGAATTTCTGGACATCGATGACAGGACACCATGAAAACCCGGCCTCGGGGAAGAATATGAGGCAGGAAGGTGTGGGCATGGACATCGAGAAAGCCCTGAGGGGCGCGGGCGTCAGATGGATAAAGACGGTGAATCCCTACGACCTGACGGAGTCCCTCGATGTGCTTACCGAGGCGTATGAGGAAGAGGAGGGGCTTAAAGTCATAATTTCAAGGGGCGAGTGCCAGCTTGAAAAGACCAGAAGAGAAAAGGTGGTTTTGAAAAAGAATATTAAAAAAGGCAAACGCATGGTGCAGAAGAAACTCGGCGTCGACCCTGAAGTCTGCACCGGGGATCATTCCTGTATGAGGTATAACGGATGCCCTTCGCTTACGCTTAAAGACAGCCCAACGATACTCAGAGACGACCCCGTGGCTCACATTGAGCATTCCTGTGTGGGGTGCGGTCTTTGCGGTGAGATTGCGCATGCCGCCGTGCTTTGTCCCTCGTTCTACAAAGTCGAAATAATAGATAACCCGTCTATTTTCGACAGACTGGGAGCAAGGATAAACCGCTCTTTGCTTCATATGATTTCGCGTAACGGCTGGCCCGGTTGA
- a CDS encoding indolepyruvate oxidoreductase subunit beta family protein: MQGKSDLIRILIPAVGGQGGGVLTEWLVQAFFIEEYDVQGISLPGLSQRGGSTVYYLEAYPKSDSGEEQIIFAQFPVPGEVDIIVSQEFLELGRALELGYGSDKTTIVTSTHRIYSTLEKMPIGSGIYSDENLRKIATAFSSRLIELDALELSKQNGMDELAVNAILLGALSASGAMPVEKKSFLSAIEQVGVAVKPNLKAFEVGWHFVASKKKSEMDAKPSVIWEDFIGERADKLEEYEREEYLARISRLETVFPPNVREIVAESIYRLIDYQDVEYADRYIEHVSEVHEIDRKMKGGGGRLTEDFAKNLALLMSYEDGIRVAELKIRSDRFKRIKEEMRLRDDQVFKVIDYLKPDAEEVYGLLPYVLVAPVVRLTESRAFKKVWKRKRPLTFGQTPTTTSFTGYARLWFLSKIKFLRRHSFRYKKEHRLIKKYIESVQHYSMLDYNLGCLIARSASMVKGYGKVRRRTTDSFYRFADNIIFPLAEFETAKRKNFDITIEIGGEALKIISGESVDGIDKAEKLARDVLEQRAA; the protein is encoded by the coding sequence ATGCAGGGTAAAAGTGACTTAATAAGGATTCTGATTCCCGCTGTCGGCGGACAGGGGGGAGGTGTGCTTACAGAATGGCTTGTGCAGGCGTTCTTCATAGAGGAATACGATGTTCAGGGTATCAGTCTTCCCGGTCTGTCACAGAGGGGCGGCTCTACCGTTTATTACCTCGAAGCGTATCCGAAATCGGACTCCGGTGAGGAACAGATTATATTCGCGCAGTTCCCGGTGCCGGGAGAAGTGGATATCATCGTCTCGCAGGAGTTTCTGGAATTGGGCAGGGCGCTTGAGCTCGGCTACGGATCCGATAAAACCACCATTGTTACCAGCACGCACAGGATATACTCCACTCTTGAGAAAATGCCCATCGGCAGCGGTATATACTCTGACGAAAATCTGAGAAAGATAGCTACGGCCTTCTCCTCCAGACTTATCGAGCTCGATGCGCTCGAGCTCTCCAAGCAAAACGGCATGGATGAGCTTGCGGTGAACGCGATTTTGCTGGGGGCCCTTTCGGCTTCGGGCGCGATGCCAGTCGAGAAGAAATCTTTCCTGAGCGCGATTGAGCAGGTGGGAGTAGCGGTAAAACCCAACCTCAAGGCCTTTGAGGTAGGGTGGCATTTCGTAGCCTCGAAAAAGAAATCGGAAATGGACGCGAAACCCTCCGTAATCTGGGAGGACTTCATAGGCGAGAGGGCGGACAAGCTTGAAGAATACGAAAGAGAGGAATATCTGGCCAGAATCTCCAGACTCGAAACAGTCTTCCCCCCCAATGTGAGGGAGATCGTGGCGGAATCGATTTACAGGCTTATCGATTACCAGGATGTGGAATACGCTGACAGGTATATTGAGCATGTAAGCGAGGTCCATGAAATAGACCGGAAGATGAAAGGGGGAGGGGGCAGGCTTACGGAGGATTTCGCGAAAAACCTCGCTCTTTTAATGAGTTATGAGGACGGCATACGCGTAGCCGAGCTCAAAATAAGATCGGACAGATTCAAGCGTATAAAGGAAGAGATGAGGTTGAGGGACGATCAGGTTTTCAAGGTAATTGATTACCTGAAACCGGATGCGGAGGAAGTATACGGGCTTCTTCCTTATGTTCTTGTGGCGCCTGTAGTTCGTCTTACGGAGAGCAGGGCGTTCAAAAAGGTATGGAAGAGGAAGAGGCCGCTCACCTTCGGTCAGACACCCACCACCACTTCATTCACGGGGTATGCGAGGCTCTGGTTTCTGAGCAAAATAAAATTCCTCAGGCGCCATTCTTTCAGATATAAAAAAGAGCACAGGCTGATAAAGAAGTACATAGAGTCGGTTCAACATTACTCCATGCTCGATTACAACCTCGGTTGTCTCATTGCGCGAAGCGCCTCAATGGTCAAGGGTTACGGAAAGGTAAGAAGAAGGACAACGGACTCTTTTTACAGATTTGCAGACAACATTATTTTCCCGCTTGCCGAGTTCGAAACCGCAAAGAGAAAGAATTTTGATATCACTATCGAGATAGGCGGTGAAGCTCTGAAAATCATATCAGGTGAGTCCGTCGACGGTATAGACAAGGCCGAAAAGCTCGCCCGGGACGTGCTTGAGCAAAGAGCGGCGTAG
- the carA gene encoding glutamine-hydrolyzing carbamoyl-phosphate synthase small subunit, with amino-acid sequence MYFPTEFMKKATLVIEDGTVFEGYCFGAEGEAYGEVVFNTSITGYQEILTDPSYNGQIVTMTYPEIGNYGVNSEDVESGRPFLRGFVVKEYWRNPSNWRSEDDLGSYLSKYGVVGIEGIDTRALTKLIRSKGAQKGVISTVDGDPRSLLKKVRSSQGIVGVDLVTEVSCEDPYSWNVGTSAWKPANEKPVREKQENFKVVAFDYGLKRNILRKLVDYGCEVLTVPSRTPPNEILSMEPDGIFLSNGPGDPSAVAYAVETVGSLIGEKPIFGICLGHQILGLALGGKTYKLKFGHRGANQPVKDLRTGKVEITSQNHGFAVDAGSLGNDVEVTHINLNDDTVEGLKHKNYPVFSVQYHPEASPGPHDSSYLFDEFVDLMKKYKQ; translated from the coding sequence ATGTATTTTCCAACCGAATTTATGAAAAAGGCAACTCTGGTAATCGAGGACGGCACGGTATTCGAAGGCTACTGTTTCGGCGCGGAGGGCGAGGCTTATGGAGAGGTTGTTTTCAATACATCGATTACGGGATATCAGGAAATTCTGACCGACCCTTCTTACAACGGTCAGATAGTAACGATGACCTACCCCGAAATAGGAAATTACGGAGTAAACTCGGAAGACGTCGAGTCCGGAAGGCCGTTTTTAAGAGGCTTCGTCGTCAAGGAATACTGGAGAAATCCGAGTAACTGGCGCTCCGAGGATGATCTGGGATCCTATCTCTCAAAATACGGCGTCGTCGGAATAGAAGGCATAGACACGAGGGCGCTTACGAAGTTGATACGGTCAAAGGGGGCGCAGAAGGGGGTTATCTCGACCGTCGATGGAGACCCCAGAAGCCTTCTAAAAAAGGTACGTTCTTCTCAGGGAATAGTGGGGGTCGATCTGGTAACCGAGGTAAGCTGCGAGGATCCGTATTCATGGAACGTGGGCACAAGCGCCTGGAAACCGGCCAATGAAAAGCCTGTCAGGGAAAAGCAGGAAAACTTCAAAGTGGTGGCGTTTGACTACGGCCTTAAACGAAACATTTTGAGGAAGCTTGTCGATTACGGATGCGAAGTGTTGACAGTTCCTTCGAGGACGCCTCCCAATGAAATTTTGTCTATGGAACCGGACGGCATTTTTCTCTCCAACGGGCCGGGGGACCCGTCCGCCGTGGCATACGCGGTAGAAACCGTAGGCTCGCTCATAGGGGAAAAACCTATTTTCGGTATCTGCCTGGGGCATCAGATACTGGGCCTCGCGCTCGGGGGAAAGACGTACAAATTGAAATTCGGGCACAGGGGCGCGAATCAGCCCGTGAAAGATCTCAGGACCGGGAAGGTGGAAATTACATCACAGAACCACGGGTTTGCAGTTGACGCCGGCAGCCTGGGGAACGACGTTGAAGTGACTCATATAAATCTTAATGACGATACGGTGGAGGGACTCAAGCATAAAAACTATCCTGTTTTCTCGGTTCAGTATCATCCCGAGGCCTCTCCCGGGCCTCACGATTCTTCCTATCTGTTTGATGAATTCGTGGATTTGATGAAAAAATATAAACAGTAG
- a CDS encoding response regulator has translation MTQATGSEDKERILIVDDEAAIRSLFVEALEEFGYSCDVARNGLECLEKFSSDRNYDVVLLDVQMPELNGIETLRKLKRYTPDMSIIMVSASREIENVRDALKEGAYDYIFKPFNVMDVDLVIKRAIERARLIRANKDYQINLEKRVTEQTHELIKLYSGTLEAMILALDLREHETGYHSYRVTEYALNLGRRMNLSREELSVLAKGALLHDIGKIGVPDHILLKPDKLTDKEWKLMRKHAGFGYDLLKKIDFLEESSKIVHAHHEFYDGSGYPRGIEGEKIPIGSRIFSIVDALDAMTSKRVYRDAMSFEVAVERIKKASGSQFDPKVVDVFLTIPIEEWQAIRKKVGATGSEYLKNLMYELSKFEV, from the coding sequence TTGACACAGGCAACGGGCTCAGAGGATAAAGAGAGGATTCTGATTGTAGACGATGAGGCTGCTATCAGAAGTCTATTTGTAGAGGCTCTGGAAGAGTTCGGCTACAGCTGCGACGTCGCCCGGAACGGTCTCGAGTGCCTTGAGAAATTTTCCAGTGACAGGAATTATGACGTCGTGCTTCTGGATGTTCAAATGCCGGAGCTCAACGGCATAGAAACTCTGAGAAAGCTGAAAAGGTACACTCCCGACATGTCCATCATCATGGTCTCGGCTTCCCGCGAGATTGAAAATGTACGAGATGCCCTGAAAGAAGGCGCCTATGATTATATTTTTAAGCCTTTTAACGTCATGGACGTGGATTTGGTAATAAAGCGAGCCATTGAACGTGCGCGTTTAATTAGAGCCAACAAGGATTATCAAATAAACCTTGAAAAGAGGGTTACCGAACAGACGCATGAGCTTATAAAGCTCTACTCCGGCACCCTCGAGGCCATGATTCTCGCGCTCGATCTCAGAGAACATGAAACGGGATATCATTCTTACCGCGTCACGGAGTACGCTCTCAACCTGGGAAGGCGTATGAACCTTAGCCGGGAGGAATTATCCGTCCTCGCCAAGGGCGCTCTTTTACACGACATTGGAAAGATCGGCGTCCCGGATCATATACTTCTCAAACCCGATAAACTCACGGACAAAGAGTGGAAATTGATGAGGAAGCATGCCGGGTTCGGTTACGATCTCCTGAAAAAAATCGATTTTCTGGAGGAATCGTCAAAAATAGTCCACGCGCACCATGAGTTCTATGACGGGAGCGGCTATCCCAGGGGTATTGAAGGTGAGAAGATACCGATTGGCTCAAGGATATTTTCGATTGTGGACGCGCTTGACGCGATGACGAGCAAAAGGGTTTACCGAGATGCTATGTCTTTTGAAGTGGCCGTAGAGAGAATTAAAAAAGCCTCGGGCTCGCAGTTCGATCCGAAAGTTGTTGATGTTTTTCTCACAATTCCGATTGAGGAATGGCAGGCCATCAGAAAAAAGGTCGGTGCGACAGGCTCTGAATATCTGAAAAATCTCATGTACGAGCTAAGCAAATTCGAGGTCTAG